The Hyalangium minutum genome has a segment encoding these proteins:
- a CDS encoding class I SAM-dependent methyltransferase has product MSGNDVRGRTPLSLVAQEPDLHFYMQRAGERGGPVLVLGAANGRVPWSLAGHGFEAVGVDPSEVMIRSAEERRSSESAEVSARVRFIVSDVRALRLAERFPLVLAPQHALGLMSTLDDLDAFMATVCHHLAPGGTFIFDVLNPPREAIIRDDDDEHAPREPLEPRRPLFARHLRERRPPGGTAPIRRLKLRHFAPEELDEALSHCGLSLHERYGRFDGKPFDLQDSRQIGVATL; this is encoded by the coding sequence ATGAGCGGGAACGACGTCCGCGGCCGCACGCCCTTGTCCTTGGTGGCCCAGGAGCCGGATCTCCATTTCTACATGCAGCGAGCCGGTGAGCGCGGTGGGCCGGTGCTGGTGCTGGGAGCCGCGAATGGGCGGGTCCCCTGGTCGCTGGCCGGGCATGGCTTCGAGGCGGTGGGCGTAGACCCTTCCGAGGTGATGATCCGTTCCGCCGAGGAGCGCCGCTCTTCCGAGTCGGCCGAGGTCTCCGCCCGCGTGCGTTTCATCGTCTCGGACGTACGGGCGCTGCGGCTGGCGGAGCGCTTCCCGTTGGTGCTCGCGCCGCAGCATGCGCTGGGGCTGATGTCGACGCTGGATGATCTGGACGCCTTCATGGCCACGGTGTGCCACCACCTGGCGCCCGGAGGGACGTTCATCTTCGACGTGCTGAACCCGCCGCGCGAGGCCATCATCCGCGACGACGACGACGAGCACGCGCCGCGCGAGCCGCTGGAGCCGCGCCGTCCGCTGTTCGCCCGGCACCTGCGCGAGCGCAGACCGCCCGGAGGCACCGCACCCATCCGCCGGCTGAAGCTGCGTCACTTCGCGCCCGAGGAACTGGACGAGGCGCTATCCCACTGCGGGCTGTCGCTGCACGAGCGCTATGGTCGCTTCGACGGCAAGCCGTTCGACTTGCAGGACTCGCGGCAGATCGGCGTGGCGACGCTGTGA
- a CDS encoding response regulator transcription factor, with protein sequence MSEKSQRILVVEDDLAILTGLSMNLRIEGYEVLQAQDGRTGLAKAMDEAPDLMVLDIMLPELNGYELLKELRRRGRDTPVVMLSAKGQEMDKILGLNLGADDYVAKPFGLQELLARIKAVLRRRYPLTGTPPVTFGDVEVELVSRTVSRAGKPVELTAQEFKLLAHFLAHPGRTFTREELLSGAWGFDYEGSARTVDNFVRQLRLKFEPDPEDPRHFLTVRGLGYRFDR encoded by the coding sequence ATGAGCGAGAAGTCGCAGCGCATCCTGGTGGTCGAGGATGACCTGGCCATCCTCACGGGGCTGTCCATGAACCTGCGCATCGAGGGCTACGAGGTGCTGCAGGCCCAGGATGGGCGCACCGGGCTGGCCAAGGCGATGGACGAGGCGCCGGACCTGATGGTGCTGGACATCATGCTGCCGGAGCTCAACGGCTACGAGCTGCTCAAGGAGCTGCGACGCCGGGGCCGGGACACGCCGGTGGTGATGCTCTCCGCCAAGGGCCAGGAGATGGACAAGATTCTCGGCCTGAACCTGGGCGCGGATGACTATGTGGCGAAGCCGTTCGGGCTGCAGGAGCTGCTGGCGCGCATCAAGGCGGTGCTGCGCCGGCGCTATCCGCTCACGGGCACGCCGCCCGTCACCTTCGGAGATGTGGAGGTGGAGCTGGTGTCGCGGACGGTGTCGCGGGCGGGCAAGCCGGTGGAGCTGACGGCGCAGGAGTTCAAGCTGCTGGCGCACTTCCTGGCGCACCCGGGGCGCACGTTCACGCGCGAGGAGTTGCTGTCGGGCGCGTGGGGCTTCGACTACGAGGGCAGCGCCCGGACGGTGGACAACTTCGTGCGCCAGCTGCGGCTCAAGTTCGAGCCGGATCCCGAGGACCCGCGACACTTCCTCACGGTCCGCGGCCTGGGCTACCGGTTCGATCGCTGA